The nucleotide window GCGCCCTGTGCGATGCGCAGCAGGGTGGCTTCGACTTTCATTGGGAGTTGGCGTTCATCGCCTTCGACGAGGATGTCGGTGCTTAGTGCTTCGCGGTCGCTGTGCTCGGCGACTCCGCTTACTCCACTGGCGGACTGTGCGACGCGCATGAGTGCGCCTTCGAGGGAGGTTTTGGACAGGGCTGCGGGTTGCAGGGCGGCGATCATGGCGCGAGCTTCGCTGAGGTTGTCGGCGGCGGTGTGGCGGGCGAGCTCTAGCTTGCGCAGGACGGGTGCGTCGCCGAGTTCTGCGCGCACGTCGGCTTCTGCAACGTGCAGGAGCATTTGGATGCTGGAGAGACCTTGGGCGAGGGTGTCGTGGATTTCGTGGGCGATGCGTTGGCGTTCGGCGGCCATGCCTGCGGTTCGTTCTGTTTCGGCGAGCTGGTTTTGGGTGCGCAAAAGTTCGTCGATGAGTTCTTGGCGTTCCTGGCTAATGGTTTTCAGCGCCCGGAAGGCGAACGTAATGGTGATGGTGACCAGCGCGGACACGGTGGGTCCTAGGATGCCCGGCCCGGTGATGTGCGGGTATTGGCTGACAATAGACACAGCGGTCGCGCAGGCCACGGCGATAATCCCCCGCCAGTCCGGCATCGCATCCAGGTAGAGGAAGTAAAGGGGGAACACCAGGTAGACGGCGGTGACGCCGAAGGGCAGCATCGCGACCCACACGAGGGTGAGGACGAACAGCCACAGCCCACTGCGGATAAACACCCCTTCCCGCAGTTTTTTGTTGTTATATCCGTAGCCGACCCAGTAGATGACGGCGTAGGCGACGCTGAGGCCGAGGGTTGCCCAGTGCGCTTGCCCCGCTGCAACAACGACGAGGAGCAGTAGTGCGGTCAGCGCATGCACGCCAGTTTTGAACCCTTGGTCCTGTCCGACCTTGGCATGCTTTAGGCTAAGTTCCATGACACGTACTCTACTGCCCCGTAATGTTGCCGCCGCGCGTGGCGCTCGCGTTGCCGCACTACCCGTGCTGGTGGTCTCTGCGCTTTCTGTGTTCGCTCTGGCTGGGTGTTCGTCGGATTCTTCTTCGACCCAGGGCTCTCAGGGTGATGACGTCGCGGGGTCTACTGCCGCAAGTGAGCCTGCGGACGCTGCGGCAGGGGCGGCGTCATCACTGGGTGCGCAGCTGCCTGTGGACGCGCTGCCAGAGGTGGAGCAGGGCCAAGAGGCGTGCCCTTACCTGGATACTCAGTGGTTTGCGGATGCTAATGGGCAGCGGGTGACTGCGAGTGCGGTGGATGGGCGTTTTGATCCGCCGGCGTGCGTGTGGTGGTCCTACCCGCCGGAGCCCCAGGCGCAGGTGATTGTTCGCCATATGGGTGAGGGGAATGAGGGTGTGAAGGCCGCGATTGAGGTTGTGAATGCGGCGGCGCCGATTGATTCCACTGAGCCCGCGGACAAGCCGGATGGTTGGGATGGTGGCCGCGGTGCGACAACGCCGGAGGTCGCCGGTGGTGTGTATGGCGACCAGGGCAGCGTATATGCGGTGCAGAAGGGTTCGACTGCGGTGGTGGTGTTTTCCAACCAGCAGCAGACGGTAAAGCCTCAGATGATCGCGGAGAAAGTCATTGAGAATCTGGGCTTGTAGCTAGCCGCTTGTCTAAAGGAGGTGCTAGACGGAGACGTCGTTGTAGGGCATCATGGTGCTCACCCAGGGGAACACCACTTCCATGAGTAGGAAGAACACTGCTATGGCGACAATGAGGGTGACGATAAGTTTGACGATGAACGGCCCTGGGATGAGCCTCCACAAGTATCCGTACATTAGTTGCTCTCCAGTTCGGGGGGTGTGTAGCCGTCGGTTTTGGGGTCGCTGCGGACAAGCATGGCGTGGAGGATCATGCGTTGCGCGTTTGAGAATTGGGGGTGGCAGGTGGTCATGGTGATGAGAGATTCCATGCCGGGGTCGGCGGCCAGGGTGGTGCCGGGGATGGGGTTGATGGTTTCGACGTCGCCAGGCAGGGTGATCATGCGGCCGGGGACCGCCGAGTAGTCGCCCGCCACGACGCGTTCTACCTGTTCGGGACTGAGGCAGGCGGCGGCTTCTGCTGCGCGGTCGTCACCGGTGGGAAGCATGCGGTAGATGTCCCAACTGTTTTGGGTTTCGACGACGATGGCGTCGCAGGCGTTGAGGTTGCCTAGGTCGTTGAAGGGTGCGCCTTTGCCGACTCGGTGGCCGGCCACAGCGAAGTTCCCGGGCTCACCGGGCATTTGTGTGTCGACGTAGCGGCCGGGGCCCCGCAGGAGGTCGTCGTCGGTGGTGCCTTCGACGATGGCGAATTGAAAGTCGGAGCCGAATGCTGGAATGTACATGCGGGCGAAAGCTTCACCGAGTTCGAGGTTTTTCTTTTGCCGTGGGTTTTTCCATTCCTGCTCCATCTGGTCTTCGGCTTGGTGTTGAAGCTGGTTGGATTCCAGGTTAGTCCAATATGCTTCGTAGAAGCTGAAGAGGAAGAGCAGCGCGCCTACGGTGAGGAGTATTTCACCGAGCAGGTTGACCACGCTGAACTTTTTCATGCGGCCAATCCTAGTAACATCAGGGTGTAATTGCACAATGTGGCGTGCTGACAGGAGTGTGTGGTGCTGTATCCCGTTTCTTTAATCATGAAGGGGTGGCATCTGCTATTCCATCATGTTGTTGGTTTGGATACGTCCCTGGCATGGATTTTAAGCATTTTTGGTCTGATCGTGACGGTGCGTTCGATCATTGTGCCTTTGTCGTGGATTCAGTATCGCAGTTCCCGCCAGCAGGTTAATTTGCGTCCGGTGTTAAAGGAAATCGACGATCGTTATAAGCACCGAGAGGATGCAGAGGCCGGCCAGGCGCGTGAGGACGAACGCCGCGCCGCATATAAAGACAACAAGGTCAATATGTATGCGGGCTGTTTCCCGGCGCTCGTGCAGATGCCCTTCTTTATTGGCCTCTACCAGGTGCTTATTAAGATGGCACGGCCGCAGGACGGTCTGGATTCCGCGACGCACATGCCCAT belongs to Corynebacterium argentoratense DSM 44202 and includes:
- a CDS encoding sensor histidine kinase, yielding MELSLKHAKVGQDQGFKTGVHALTALLLLVVVAAGQAHWATLGLSVAYAVIYWVGYGYNNKKLREGVFIRSGLWLFVLTLVWVAMLPFGVTAVYLVFPLYFLYLDAMPDWRGIIAVACATAVSIVSQYPHITGPGILGPTVSALVTITITFAFRALKTISQERQELIDELLRTQNQLAETERTAGMAAERQRIAHEIHDTLAQGLSSIQMLLHVAEADVRAELGDAPVLRKLELARHTAADNLSEARAMIAALQPAALSKTSLEGALMRVAQSASGVSGVAEHSDREALSTDILVEGDERQLPMKVEATLLRIAQGAMGNVIKHANAERCRVTLTYAEDEVRLDVVDNGVGFDPQAVADRPAGLGHIGLAAMRQRAAECGGDLTVESQPGAGCAVSVAIPLIPDDAAEDATVEG
- a CDS encoding DUF2020 domain-containing protein; translated protein: MTRTLLPRNVAAARGARVAALPVLVVSALSVFALAGCSSDSSSTQGSQGDDVAGSTAASEPADAAAGAASSLGAQLPVDALPEVEQGQEACPYLDTQWFADANGQRVTASAVDGRFDPPACVWWSYPPEPQAQVIVRHMGEGNEGVKAAIEVVNAAAPIDSTEPADKPDGWDGGRGATTPEVAGGVYGDQGSVYAVQKGSTAVVVFSNQQQTVKPQMIAEKVIENLGL
- a CDS encoding class E sortase; its protein translation is MKKFSVVNLLGEILLTVGALLFLFSFYEAYWTNLESNQLQHQAEDQMEQEWKNPRQKKNLELGEAFARMYIPAFGSDFQFAIVEGTTDDDLLRGPGRYVDTQMPGEPGNFAVAGHRVGKGAPFNDLGNLNACDAIVVETQNSWDIYRMLPTGDDRAAEAAACLSPEQVERVVAGDYSAVPGRMITLPGDVETINPIPGTTLAADPGMESLITMTTCHPQFSNAQRMILHAMLVRSDPKTDGYTPPELESN